The following proteins are encoded in a genomic region of Thermothielavioides terrestris NRRL 8126 chromosome 5, complete sequence:
- a CDS encoding glycoside hydrolase family 76 protein (CAZy_ID 269980) — MVALRWGGLAARALHLASPLQSHQSDASPYSGDSQLAAQALQGCLNVSGVIANTFQNAQRVSASARKTLSATGMPTSRYTLTFAQKRGFPQFINDYYDDEGWWALGLIRSWDVAHEQAYLDAADHIFQDMQNGTDATCGGGIWWNKDRNYKNAIANELYLSVAASLANRLPSKKQQYTQIAKDQWTWFKNSGMINSNNLINDGLTINADGTCVNNGMTTWSYNQGVVLGGLVELAKATGDSSYLGEATTIAKAAVAFLSDSNGIIHEANNCEPNCGGDGSQFKGIFVRNLHYLQQAAPQDAFRTAIQKNADSIWANDRNAQNQLGIAWTGPASAGGGPNASTHSSAMDVIVAALAVV, encoded by the exons ATGGTAGCGTTACGATGgggcggcctcgccgcccgcgccctgcACCTGGCGTCTCCTCTACAGAGCCACCAGTCGGACGCCTCTCCCTACTCTGGAGACTCGCAGCTCGCAGCTCAGGCGCTCCAAGGCTG CCTCAACGTATCCGGGGTCATTGCCAACACGTTCCAGAACGCCCAGCGCGTgtccgcctcggcgcggaAGACTCTTTCTGCCACGGGTATGCCCACGTCGAGGTACACTCTCACATTTGCGCAGAAGCGGGGCTTCCCCCAGTTCATCAATGACTACTACGACGATGAGGGCTGGTGGGCGCTCGGACTTATCAGGTCGTGGGATGTGGCTCACGAGCAGGCCTACCTTGATGCGGCCGATCACATCTTCCAGGACATGCAGAACGGCACGGACGCtacctgcggcggcggcatttGGTGGAACAAGGATCGGAATTACAAAAACGCCATCGCCAACGAGCTGTATCTCAGTGTGGCGGCCAGCCTGGCCAACCGCCTCCCAAGCAAGAAGCAGCAGTACACACAGATTGCCAAGGATCAGTGGACGTGGTTCAAGAACAGCGGCATGATCAACAGCAACAACCTCATCAACGACGGCCTGACGATCAACGCCGACGGAACCTGCGTCAACAATGGGATGACGACGTGGTCGTACAACCAGGGCGTCGTTCtgggcggcctcgtcgagctggccaaggccacCGGGGACTCATCGTACCTCGGCGAGGCCACCACGATCGCGAAGGCAGCCGTGGCGTTCCTCAGCGACAGCAACGGCATCATCCACGAGGCCAACAACTGCGAGCCCAACTGCGGCGGGGACGGCAGCCAGTTCAAGGGCATCTTCGTGCGCAACCTGCACTATctgcagcaggcggcgccgcaggACGCGTTCCGCACGGCCATCCAGAAGAATGCCGACTCGATCTGGGCCAACGACCGCAACGCGCAGAACCAGCTGGGCATCGCCTGGACGgggccggcgagcgcgggcggcgggccgaaTGCCTCGACGCATAGCTCGGCCATGGACGTGATtgtggcggcgctggcggtggtcTAA